In one window of Tenacibaculum mesophilum DNA:
- a CDS encoding peptide MFS transporter — MSETSNDFFKSKVLGHPSGLFVLFFTEMWERFSFYGMRVLLVNFLTAAAIGTNPGWEWSAENAGALFGTYAMLLYLTPILGGILADKLTGYRWAVVIGSIIMTLGHAAMAIETEFWLYVGLALLVIGTGFFKPNMTSIISEMYKDLPEKKDGAYTIFYMGVNAGAFFGMMLCGYLAEKIGWSWGFGLAGIFMLLGTLQFWLAKPLFGTIGDVPSKEENNVVETSGLNSKEEDKRNPFTGLDKILIVISSVIGLGYAINDPLSKIGGIDVFGALKIGNFEGQYVAVLFGLIVFLVLTISRISRYAKVVRDRMIAVIIFAFFTVFFWMSFEQGASSLVLFARDNVDRVLTGNAQTIFNIVNTLLTVIPLAIITWVLILLGKETGKRIPVSNFVLAICFLGVWALVGWMLYREFSAEASEITVSWFSILNSFFIIAFANFFSKWWDSKYNPSAAVKYGLGLIIMAVGFGLLAFGSYGITDGVKVSMIWLILAYLFHTLGELCLSPVGLSYVSKLVPARMIAFMFGMWYLAIAIGNKAAAVLGGQIENITKEYSLSTFFLIFTIVPTLAGLLVIALNPLIKKLMHGVK, encoded by the coding sequence ATGAGTGAAACATCAAACGATTTTTTTAAATCAAAAGTATTAGGGCATCCATCAGGGTTGTTTGTGCTATTTTTTACAGAAATGTGGGAGCGCTTTTCTTTTTACGGAATGCGTGTTTTATTAGTTAACTTCTTAACAGCAGCAGCTATTGGAACTAACCCTGGTTGGGAATGGTCAGCAGAAAATGCAGGTGCTTTATTTGGTACTTATGCAATGTTATTGTATTTAACCCCAATTTTAGGAGGAATTTTAGCAGACAAATTAACAGGATATCGTTGGGCAGTTGTTATAGGCTCTATTATTATGACACTTGGTCACGCTGCTATGGCTATTGAAACTGAGTTTTGGTTGTATGTAGGTTTAGCTTTATTAGTAATTGGTACAGGTTTCTTTAAACCTAATATGACATCTATTATTTCTGAGATGTATAAAGACTTACCAGAAAAAAAAGATGGAGCATATACTATATTTTATATGGGAGTTAATGCAGGAGCTTTCTTTGGAATGATGTTGTGTGGATATTTAGCTGAAAAGATAGGTTGGTCTTGGGGGTTCGGTTTAGCAGGAATTTTCATGTTATTAGGTACTTTACAGTTTTGGTTAGCAAAACCATTATTTGGAACTATAGGAGATGTTCCTTCAAAAGAAGAAAATAATGTTGTTGAAACTTCTGGTTTAAACTCAAAAGAAGAAGATAAAAGAAATCCTTTTACAGGTTTAGATAAAATATTAATTGTAATTTCCTCTGTTATAGGTTTAGGTTACGCTATTAACGATCCTTTGTCAAAAATTGGAGGTATAGATGTTTTTGGAGCTCTTAAAATAGGAAATTTTGAAGGACAATATGTAGCTGTACTGTTTGGGTTAATAGTATTTTTAGTTTTAACTATTTCTCGTATATCTCGTTATGCTAAGGTTGTACGAGATAGAATGATTGCTGTAATTATATTTGCTTTTTTTACTGTTTTCTTCTGGATGAGTTTCGAACAAGGAGCTTCTTCTTTAGTGCTTTTTGCTCGTGATAATGTTGATAGAGTTTTAACAGGTAATGCACAAACAATTTTTAATATTGTAAATACACTATTAACTGTAATTCCGTTAGCTATTATTACTTGGGTACTAATTTTATTAGGAAAAGAAACAGGAAAAAGAATTCCTGTATCCAACTTTGTATTAGCAATATGTTTTCTGGGAGTTTGGGCATTGGTAGGTTGGATGTTATATCGTGAGTTTTCAGCAGAAGCTTCTGAAATAACGGTATCATGGTTTTCAATATTAAACTCATTTTTTATTATAGCCTTTGCTAATTTCTTTTCTAAATGGTGGGATTCAAAATACAACCCGTCTGCAGCTGTAAAGTATGGATTAGGACTAATTATAATGGCAGTAGGTTTTGGGTTGTTAGCATTTGGATCTTATGGAATAACCGATGGTGTTAAAGTGAGTATGATATGGTTAATATTAGCATATTTGTTTCATACCTTAGGGGAGTTATGTCTTTCTCCAGTAGGTTTATCATATGTATCTAAATTAGTACCTGCAAGAATGATTGCATTTATGTTTGGTATGTGGTATTTAGCAATAGCAATAGGAAATAAAGCAGCAGCTGTTTTAGGAGGTCAAATAGAAAACATAACAAAAGAATATAGCCTATCAACATTCTTTTTAATTTTCACAATAGTTCCAACATTAGCAGGATTGTTAGTAATAGCTTTAAATCCGTTAATTAAAAAACTAATGCATGGAGTTAAATAA
- a CDS encoding BaiN/RdsA family NAD(P)/FAD-dependent oxidoreductase, with protein sequence MKKVIIIGGGAAGYFTAINAKELNPELDITILEKGKEVLQKVKISGGGRCNVTHACFEPKELTKFYPRGEKELLGPFHKFMTGDTFEWFENRGVPLKIEEDNRVFPEANTSQAIIDCFQNAVDNLGISVLKNHGVNSIYQQNEKWIINTKNQDFEADFVVVSAGSSKKVWDLCKTLNHTIIEPVPSLFTFNIKDKRIIDLGGISVPNAEVTLVGTNLENSGPLLITHWGLSGPAILKLSAFGARILADKNYQYNVLVNWLGQDTDSVFSTLQELKKSQTKKQVSLKSPFSDIPRRLWERLVMASEIKNNQNWADLSNKQLQNLADQLTKGLFNANGRTTFKEEFVTAGGVDLKEINFKRFESKKHKNLFFVGEVLNIDAVTGGFNFQNAWTGGFICANAIAE encoded by the coding sequence ATGAAAAAAGTTATTATTATTGGTGGTGGAGCCGCAGGTTATTTTACTGCAATTAATGCAAAAGAACTCAATCCAGAATTGGACATTACTATTCTTGAGAAAGGAAAAGAGGTTTTACAAAAAGTAAAAATTTCTGGTGGAGGTCGTTGCAATGTTACACATGCTTGTTTTGAACCTAAAGAACTAACAAAATTCTACCCTAGAGGCGAAAAAGAATTATTGGGTCCTTTTCATAAATTTATGACAGGTGATACTTTTGAATGGTTTGAAAATCGCGGAGTTCCCTTAAAAATAGAAGAAGATAATCGAGTATTTCCAGAAGCAAACACCTCACAAGCTATTATAGATTGTTTTCAAAACGCTGTTGATAACCTTGGAATTAGCGTGTTAAAAAACCATGGTGTAAACTCCATTTATCAACAAAATGAGAAATGGATTATCAACACAAAAAATCAAGATTTTGAAGCTGATTTCGTAGTGGTTTCCGCAGGAAGTAGTAAAAAAGTATGGGATTTATGTAAAACGTTAAATCATACAATTATTGAACCTGTTCCTTCCTTATTTACTTTCAATATAAAAGACAAGCGAATTATTGATTTAGGCGGAATATCAGTTCCAAATGCAGAAGTTACACTTGTTGGAACAAATTTAGAAAATTCTGGTCCGTTACTAATTACCCATTGGGGCTTGAGTGGTCCTGCTATTTTAAAATTATCCGCTTTTGGTGCTCGTATTTTAGCTGATAAAAACTATCAATATAACGTACTGGTAAATTGGTTAGGACAAGATACCGATTCAGTTTTTTCAACATTACAAGAGTTAAAAAAATCACAAACTAAAAAACAAGTTAGTTTAAAATCTCCATTTAGTGATATTCCTCGCCGATTATGGGAACGTTTGGTAATGGCTTCAGAAATAAAAAACAACCAAAACTGGGCTGATTTGAGCAATAAGCAACTTCAAAACTTAGCAGATCAGTTAACCAAAGGATTATTCAATGCAAATGGACGTACTACTTTTAAAGAGGAGTTTGTTACTGCTGGCGGTGTAGACTTAAAAGAAATTAACTTTAAACGTTTTGAAAGTAAAAAACACAAAAACTTGTTTTTTGTAGGTGAAGTATTAAATATTGATGCCGTTACTGGTGGCTTCAACTTTCAAAATGCTTGGACAGGTGGTTTTATTTGTGCTAATGCAATTGCTGAATAA
- a CDS encoding peptide MFS transporter gives MSTVKQTNQSEFLGHPKGLYVLFFVEMWERFSYYGMRAILTLFLAAPVLLGNPQSGYGWSNAETLSFYGTYTMFVYLMSIPGGWIADKFIGQKKAVMLGGLLLCIGHGILAIDAQWAFFTGLILIVIGVGFLKPNISTMVGGLYKKGDDRRDKGFYIFYIGINLGAFLGALIVGAVAAKWGWHYGFGLAGIGMALGQVVYMFGLKYLEGVGDFLGKQDSPDKDLMKKPLTAVEKDRMLVMFLSFLIIIVFWGAFEQAGGLMSLYTEQKTDRALSFSLPLIGNEVPAAVFQSINAFFIITLGTLVANFWYKWGKKGKESSSLFKMAIGVIIMAFGFFFMSKASMEVVMDGDKIVEKSAMIWLVLAYLFHTVGELCASPVALSFITKLAPIKYASFMMGAYFAATGLGNKVAGFVGELSEGAGEFQVFTGIAIFCTVFGLLILAILKPLKRLTHGAEEFNKTSQEEAEGFELAEKN, from the coding sequence ATGAGTACAGTTAAACAAACAAACCAAAGTGAGTTTTTGGGGCATCCCAAAGGACTTTATGTATTATTCTTCGTAGAAATGTGGGAGCGTTTTTCATACTATGGTATGAGAGCTATTCTAACACTTTTTTTAGCAGCACCTGTTCTTTTAGGTAATCCACAATCAGGTTATGGTTGGTCTAACGCAGAAACGCTATCATTTTACGGAACATATACAATGTTTGTTTATTTAATGTCTATTCCTGGAGGTTGGATTGCTGATAAATTTATTGGCCAGAAAAAAGCCGTTATGCTTGGTGGATTGTTACTATGTATAGGACACGGTATTTTGGCAATTGATGCTCAATGGGCATTCTTTACTGGACTGATACTAATTGTAATTGGTGTAGGTTTTTTAAAGCCGAACATTTCAACAATGGTTGGAGGACTTTATAAAAAAGGAGATGATAGAAGAGATAAAGGGTTTTATATTTTTTATATAGGAATTAACCTTGGCGCTTTTTTAGGAGCTTTAATTGTAGGGGCAGTAGCTGCTAAATGGGGATGGCATTATGGTTTTGGATTAGCAGGTATAGGAATGGCTTTAGGCCAAGTGGTATACATGTTTGGTTTAAAATACTTAGAAGGCGTAGGTGACTTTTTAGGAAAACAAGATTCTCCAGATAAAGATTTAATGAAGAAACCTCTTACTGCAGTAGAGAAAGATAGAATGTTAGTTATGTTTTTATCTTTCTTAATTATCATTGTTTTCTGGGGAGCGTTTGAGCAAGCTGGAGGTTTAATGAGTTTATATACAGAACAGAAAACAGATAGAGCACTTTCTTTTTCATTACCACTTATAGGAAATGAAGTTCCTGCAGCTGTTTTTCAATCAATAAATGCATTTTTCATCATTACACTAGGAACTTTAGTGGCTAACTTCTGGTACAAGTGGGGTAAAAAAGGTAAAGAATCATCTTCCTTATTTAAAATGGCTATAGGAGTTATTATTATGGCTTTTGGTTTTTTCTTTATGAGTAAAGCTAGCATGGAAGTGGTTATGGATGGAGATAAAATAGTAGAAAAATCAGCAATGATATGGTTGGTGTTAGCATACCTATTTCATACAGTTGGAGAACTATGTGCTTCACCAGTAGCATTGTCATTTATTACTAAATTAGCGCCAATTAAGTACGCCTCATTCATGATGGGAGCTTATTTCGCAGCAACAGGTTTAGGAAATAAAGTAGCTGGTTTTGTAGGTGAACTTTCAGAAGGGGCAGGAGAATTCCAAGTGTTTACTGGAATTGCTATATTTTGTACAGTTTTTGGATTGTTAATTTTAGCAATTTTAAAACCTCTGAAGCGTTTAACTCATGGAGCAGAAGAGTTTAATAAAACTTCGCAAGAAGAGGCTGAAGGATTTGAGTTGGCAGAAAAGAACTAA
- a CDS encoding GYDIA family GHMP kinase → MRHYSNGKLLLTGEYVVLDGATSLAVPTKFGQDLIVEPIKESQLIWGSFTHTGECWFEASFDLPKLRLTSATFNSDKEGSAEFIAETLRDILQEAKRLNPEFLTTENGFVVKTNLTFPQNWGLGSSSTLINNIATWANVNPFTLLWNAFSGSGYDIACAKHNTPILYKLEEKQPYIEEVNFNPHFSEELFFVHLNQKQNSREGIAHYKKHKEEAKVLIPEIDNLTQEFLKANTSIDLEKIIIEHEQIISSIIKQDTVKQRLFSDYFGEVKSLGAWGGDFILATGNEDTTSYFQQKGFNTILTYKEMIL, encoded by the coding sequence ATGCGACACTATTCTAACGGAAAATTATTACTCACTGGAGAATATGTTGTTTTAGATGGTGCAACATCGTTAGCTGTTCCTACTAAGTTTGGACAAGACTTAATTGTTGAACCAATTAAAGAATCACAACTTATCTGGGGAAGTTTTACGCATACTGGAGAATGTTGGTTCGAGGCTTCTTTTGATTTACCCAAACTACGCTTAACCTCAGCTACGTTTAATTCTGATAAAGAAGGAAGTGCTGAGTTTATTGCTGAAACACTACGTGATATTTTACAAGAAGCGAAACGTTTAAATCCTGAATTTCTAACTACTGAAAACGGTTTCGTTGTAAAGACAAATCTAACATTTCCTCAAAACTGGGGATTAGGAAGTTCCTCAACCTTAATTAATAATATAGCTACTTGGGCAAATGTAAATCCGTTTACCTTACTTTGGAACGCTTTTTCTGGAAGTGGTTACGATATCGCTTGTGCAAAACATAACACTCCGATTCTATATAAACTAGAAGAAAAACAACCTTATATTGAAGAAGTAAATTTCAATCCACATTTTTCTGAAGAATTATTTTTTGTGCATTTGAACCAAAAACAAAATAGCAGAGAAGGAATTGCTCACTATAAAAAACACAAAGAAGAAGCTAAAGTCTTAATCCCTGAAATTGACAATTTAACTCAAGAGTTTTTAAAAGCCAACACTTCTATAGATTTAGAAAAAATCATTATTGAGCATGAGCAAATCATTAGTTCAATTATAAAACAAGACACTGTAAAACAAAGGTTATTTTCTGACTATTTTGGTGAAGTAAAAAGTTTAGGCGCTTGGGGTGGTGATTTTATTTTAGCTACAGGAAATGAAGATACTACAAGCTATTTTCAACAAAAAGGATTCAATACTATCCTCACCTATAAAGAAATGATTTTATAA
- a CDS encoding LytTR family DNA-binding domain-containing protein has protein sequence MRRNTIVTRETISNFEAILPSDCFIRVHRSYIVSVSKISSYTNEYIEVTKKVISISRSYKESVLQKLAQV, from the coding sequence TTGAGACGAAATACTATAGTTACTAGAGAAACCATTAGTAATTTTGAAGCCATATTACCAAGTGATTGTTTTATAAGAGTACATCGTTCTTACATTGTTTCAGTTTCTAAAATTTCCTCATATACTAATGAATATATTGAAGTTACTAAAAAAGTAATCTCAATAAGCAGAAGCTATAAAGAAAGCGTTTTACAAAAATTAGCACAAGTGTAA
- a CDS encoding thioredoxin family protein, translated as MKKIILIVVLTFISYGVKAQDKVNWLSFEEAMEMSEKDPKPILVDIYTDWCGWCKKMDKTTYKNKVIVEYINTHYYPVKLNGEAKHDITFQGKTFKYQSQGRRGYHELAAAIMKGQLSYPSTAFFNTDKQLLQNVPGYLEEKRFEKILAYFNKDNYKNTPWTEFEKNFKSAM; from the coding sequence ATGAAAAAAATAATATTAATAGTAGTTTTAACCTTTATTTCATATGGAGTAAAGGCACAAGACAAGGTAAATTGGTTAAGCTTTGAAGAAGCGATGGAAATGAGTGAGAAAGACCCTAAACCAATTTTAGTAGATATTTACACCGATTGGTGTGGTTGGTGTAAAAAGATGGATAAAACCACTTACAAAAACAAAGTAATTGTTGAGTATATCAATACACACTATTACCCAGTAAAGTTAAACGGAGAAGCTAAACATGATATTACATTTCAAGGAAAAACCTTTAAATACCAGTCTCAGGGAAGAAGAGGTTATCACGAGTTAGCGGCTGCTATTATGAAAGGACAATTAAGTTATCCTTCAACAGCTTTTTTTAATACTGATAAGCAATTATTACAAAACGTACCTGGCTACTTAGAAGAAAAAAGATTTGAGAAAATACTGGCGTATTTTAACAAAGATAATTATAAAAATACACCTTGGACAGAGTTTGAAAAAAACTTTAAAAGTGCCATGTAA
- a CDS encoding S9 family peptidase, producing MKKLLLLFIGISSLVQAQKKDISLEDIWRKGTFRADYMNSLNSMNGDFYSLLNYENGSSTVDKYSYETLEKVATIVDSKDLAGLKYFQSYSFNNDETKLILGTNFKQIFRHSYLGTYYVYDIAKKSLDLIGTDIQEPTFSPDSKKIAYAKDNNLFIKDYSDANVVIQITNSGKKNEIINGITDWVYEEEFGFVKAFEWSKDSKNLAYLRFDESKVKTFSMDVYGKEKYPTQHVFKYPKAGEENAKVALRIFSLETNKTAEIRVGDYEYIPRINWTNNPNILAVRTLNRHQNDLKMYFVDATTFNSSVVLNETDKAYVDITDDLTFLDDNSFIWTSEKDGYNHIYHYDKDGKLLNQVTKGNWEVTSYYGYNADKKTIYYQSVENGSINRGVYSISLDGNNKKLLSNSTGTNNAAFSKNMHYFINTFSDANTPPVYTLRNDEGKVLKTIKDNAALKETIAGYNLSEKEFSTINVNGNDLNMYTIKPANFDVNKKYPVLMYQYSGPGSQNVKNSWNGSNDYWHQMLAQNGYIVVCVDGRGTGFKGRDFKKVTYMNLVKYETEDQISVAKELAKLPYVDANRIGIWGWSFGGHMSTNCLLKGNDVFAAAIAVAPVTTWRFYDTIYTERYMRTPEENPAGYDDNSPLNYPELLKGKYLLIHGTGDDNVHVQNAYRMAEALIQANKQFEWGMYPDKNHGIYGGNTRLHLYTKMTNFIKNNL from the coding sequence ATGAAGAAATTATTATTATTGTTTATAGGGATATCTTCGCTAGTACAAGCTCAAAAAAAAGATATTTCTTTAGAGGATATATGGCGAAAAGGCACATTTAGAGCCGATTATATGAACTCTTTAAATTCTATGAATGGAGATTTTTATTCGTTATTAAATTATGAGAATGGAAGTTCTACTGTAGATAAATACAGTTATGAAACTTTAGAAAAAGTTGCAACGATTGTTGATAGTAAAGATTTAGCTGGATTGAAATATTTTCAATCATATAGTTTTAATAATGATGAGACCAAATTAATTTTAGGAACGAACTTTAAGCAAATTTTTCGTCATTCATATTTAGGTACTTATTATGTGTATGATATTGCTAAAAAATCATTAGACTTAATTGGTACAGATATTCAAGAACCAACTTTTTCTCCTGATAGTAAAAAAATAGCATACGCTAAAGACAACAATTTATTTATTAAAGATTATTCAGATGCCAATGTGGTAATTCAAATTACCAATAGTGGTAAAAAGAACGAAATCATTAACGGTATTACTGATTGGGTTTATGAAGAAGAGTTTGGTTTTGTAAAAGCTTTTGAATGGAGTAAAGACAGTAAAAATTTAGCATATTTACGTTTTGATGAAAGTAAAGTTAAAACTTTTTCAATGGACGTATATGGAAAAGAAAAATACCCAACACAACATGTATTCAAATACCCAAAGGCAGGTGAAGAAAATGCTAAAGTAGCTTTACGTATATTTTCATTAGAAACGAATAAAACTGCAGAAATTAGAGTAGGAGATTATGAATATATTCCTAGAATTAACTGGACAAACAATCCAAACATATTAGCTGTTAGAACATTGAACCGTCATCAAAATGATTTAAAAATGTATTTTGTTGATGCAACTACTTTTAATAGTTCTGTAGTTTTAAATGAAACAGATAAAGCATATGTAGATATAACAGATGACCTAACTTTTTTAGACGATAATAGCTTTATTTGGACAAGTGAAAAAGATGGATACAACCATATTTACCACTATGATAAAGATGGTAAGTTATTGAATCAAGTAACGAAAGGAAATTGGGAAGTTACTTCTTACTACGGATATAATGCTGATAAGAAAACTATTTATTACCAATCAGTAGAAAACGGTTCTATTAATAGAGGAGTGTATAGCATTTCTTTAGACGGTAACAACAAAAAGCTATTGAGTAACTCTACAGGAACAAACAACGCTGCTTTTAGTAAAAACATGCACTATTTCATCAATACTTTTTCTGATGCAAATACACCACCAGTGTATACGCTAAGAAATGATGAAGGTAAGGTGTTAAAAACTATAAAAGATAACGCAGCTTTAAAAGAAACTATTGCAGGATATAATTTAAGTGAAAAAGAGTTTTCTACTATTAATGTTAACGGTAACGACTTAAATATGTACACTATTAAGCCTGCAAACTTTGATGTAAATAAAAAGTATCCAGTTTTAATGTATCAATATTCAGGGCCAGGTTCTCAAAATGTAAAAAATAGTTGGAATGGTTCAAATGATTATTGGCATCAAATGTTAGCACAAAACGGATATATTGTTGTTTGTGTTGATGGTAGAGGAACAGGTTTTAAAGGTCGTGATTTTAAGAAAGTTACTTATATGAACTTGGTGAAGTATGAAACTGAAGACCAAATTTCGGTGGCTAAAGAGTTAGCAAAGTTACCATATGTTGACGCGAATAGAATTGGTATTTGGGGATGGTCATTCGGTGGTCATATGAGTACGAACTGTTTATTAAAAGGAAATGATGTATTTGCAGCAGCTATCGCTGTGGCACCAGTTACTACATGGCGTTTTTACGATACAATTTATACAGAACGCTACATGCGTACACCAGAGGAAAATCCAGCAGGGTATGATGATAACTCGCCATTGAATTATCCAGAATTATTAAAAGGAAAATATTTACTAATTCACGGAACAGGTGATGATAATGTACATGTTCAAAATGCTTATAGAATGGCAGAGGCTTTAATTCAGGCAAATAAGCAATTTGAGTGGGGAATGTATCCGGACAAGAATCATGGTATTTATGGAGGTAATACACGTTTACACTTGTATACTAAAATGACTAACTTTATTAAAAACAACTTATAA
- a CDS encoding hydroxymethylglutaryl-CoA reductase, degradative, whose amino-acid sequence MSKTISGFSKLTKEEKIDWLAKTYFNNQPEIIQTITQYWNVDEKLQQLHDDFIENTISNFYMPYGIAPNFIINGRSYVIPMVVEESSVVAAASLVAKFWSTRGGFKTEVISTTKIGQVHFMYAGNKKELETYFNQQKTELYAATASITKNMEKRGGGILDIQLVDKTDKLANYYQLHVTFETKDSMGANFINSCLEAIAKTFRKDDIEIVMSILSNYVPECLVRAEVSCKVAELGGKNPEKFAQKFEQAVKIAEVEPYRAVTHNKGIMNGIDAVVLATGNDFRAIEAGAHAYASKDGQYKSLTHCEVKDGIFRFWIEIPLALGTVGGLTALHPMAKLSLDMMQKPSARTLMQIIAAAGLAQNFAALRALTTKGIQHGHMKMHLMNILNQHKATNEEKEIVASYFEDRTASHSAVVEKLNELRKPKVQWIDFLNEEEVRDTLLSLKADAKPLFGKMSGQHMVEHLSLVTQIANGNWKVDTYVSDEKSARRKPFLNSDNELQTGFKAPFLSEAPTPLKFSSINEAVIDLIEQVQHFETVFNENPNRTVVHPFFGELDYEYWKKFQVKHFTHHFKQFGLV is encoded by the coding sequence ATGTCTAAAACGATCTCTGGTTTTTCTAAACTTACCAAAGAAGAAAAAATAGACTGGTTGGCTAAAACTTACTTTAACAATCAACCAGAAATTATACAAACTATTACGCAATATTGGAATGTAGACGAGAAGTTACAACAATTGCATGATGATTTTATTGAAAATACTATTTCTAATTTTTATATGCCTTACGGCATTGCTCCTAACTTTATTATTAACGGACGCAGTTATGTAATACCAATGGTGGTTGAAGAAAGCTCTGTTGTTGCTGCTGCTTCTTTAGTTGCCAAGTTTTGGAGTACTCGTGGAGGATTTAAAACAGAAGTAATTTCTACTACAAAAATTGGTCAGGTACATTTTATGTATGCTGGTAACAAAAAAGAGTTAGAAACCTATTTTAATCAACAAAAAACAGAATTATACGCAGCTACCGCATCCATTACCAAAAACATGGAAAAACGTGGTGGCGGAATATTAGATATTCAACTAGTTGATAAAACAGATAAGCTTGCAAACTACTATCAATTACATGTTACGTTTGAAACAAAAGATAGTATGGGGGCTAACTTTATTAATTCTTGCTTAGAAGCTATTGCAAAGACTTTTAGAAAAGATGATATTGAAATAGTTATGAGCATTCTTTCTAACTACGTTCCTGAATGTTTAGTTAGAGCAGAAGTAAGCTGTAAAGTAGCCGAATTGGGCGGGAAGAATCCTGAGAAGTTTGCTCAAAAGTTTGAACAAGCTGTTAAAATTGCAGAGGTAGAACCGTACCGTGCAGTTACGCACAACAAAGGTATTATGAACGGAATAGATGCTGTTGTATTAGCTACTGGAAACGATTTTAGAGCTATTGAAGCGGGTGCACATGCGTATGCTTCAAAAGACGGACAATACAAAAGCTTAACTCACTGTGAAGTAAAAGACGGAATTTTTAGATTTTGGATTGAAATTCCTTTAGCATTAGGAACTGTGGGGGGATTAACTGCCTTACACCCAATGGCAAAATTATCGTTAGATATGATGCAAAAACCTAGTGCTCGCACTTTAATGCAAATTATTGCTGCTGCTGGTTTAGCTCAAAATTTTGCTGCTTTGCGTGCTTTAACAACCAAAGGAATTCAACATGGGCATATGAAAATGCACTTGATGAACATTTTAAATCAACACAAAGCTACCAATGAAGAAAAAGAAATTGTAGCCTCCTATTTTGAAGACAGAACAGCTTCTCATAGTGCCGTGGTTGAAAAACTAAATGAGCTTCGTAAGCCAAAAGTACAATGGATAGACTTTTTAAATGAAGAAGAAGTACGTGATACTCTTTTAAGTTTAAAAGCCGATGCAAAACCTTTGTTTGGTAAAATGAGTGGACAACACATGGTAGAACATTTAAGCTTGGTTACTCAAATAGCGAATGGAAACTGGAAGGTTGACACCTATGTTTCTGATGAGAAATCAGCTAGAAGAAAACCATTTTTAAATTCTGATAATGAGTTACAAACTGGATTTAAAGCTCCATTTTTATCAGAAGCTCCAACTCCGTTAAAGTTTAGTTCTATAAACGAAGCTGTTATTGATTTGATTGAGCAAGTGCAGCACTTCGAAACTGTTTTTAATGAAAATCCAAACCGAACAGTTGTACATCCATTTTTTGGAGAGCTAGATTATGAATATTGGAAAAAATTCCAAGTAAAACATTTTACACATCACTTTAAACAATTCGGACTGGTATAA